One region of Bradyrhizobium betae genomic DNA includes:
- a CDS encoding response regulator: protein MADGLSVFLVEDEALIRMMMADMVAELGHHVVAEADNVRDACAFAMTAQYDFAILDINLMGLYVDPVADLIERRGKPFLFATGYGPELLPSLLRRRPILRKPISLDQLKAMIDTLFPGAIGRLPH, encoded by the coding sequence ATGGCGGACGGACTCTCCGTTTTCCTGGTCGAAGACGAAGCGTTGATCCGGATGATGATGGCCGACATGGTCGCGGAACTCGGCCATCATGTCGTCGCGGAAGCGGACAATGTCCGTGACGCCTGCGCCTTCGCGATGACCGCGCAATACGATTTCGCGATCCTCGACATCAACCTGATGGGTCTCTACGTCGATCCCGTCGCCGACCTCATCGAGCGCCGCGGAAAGCCGTTTCTGTTCGCCACCGGCTACGGGCCGGAACTGCTGCCGTCCTTGCTCCGGCGCAGGCCAATCCTGCGCAAGCCGATTTCCCTCGACCAACTCAAGGCGATGATCGACACGCTGTTTCCGGGTGCGATCGGCAGGTTGCCCCACTGA
- a CDS encoding hydroxyacid dehydrogenase — MATNKKKIFVTQTLSQGARALLTQRDDIELVEFPNLISAKDFETLLKSHAPVHGVALGATAFGETELEASRDMKVVTRIGVGYDAVDVPALSRRKVPLMVAGSANSPSVAEQALFMMLTLAKRANEMHACVKDGQWANRLGMLPFDLYGKTVLIIGFGRIGTRTAKRCQAMEMKVQVYDPYKPAAEIKAAGCEPVADLDAALPNADFVTIHCPKTPETVGLFDAARIGRMKPKSYLINTARGGIVKEAALYDALVSGKLAGAGIDVFEAEPPPVSNPLFALPNVIMAPHVAGVTVEAVSRMSEQTARNILSVLDGDPIRQNIINQDVLG, encoded by the coding sequence ATGGCGACCAACAAGAAGAAGATTTTCGTTACACAAACTTTGTCGCAAGGGGCACGCGCCCTCCTCACCCAGCGGGACGATATCGAGCTCGTCGAGTTTCCGAACCTGATCTCGGCGAAGGACTTCGAGACCTTGCTGAAGAGTCATGCGCCGGTCCATGGCGTGGCGCTCGGCGCCACCGCCTTCGGCGAGACCGAGCTCGAGGCGTCCAGGGACATGAAGGTCGTCACCCGCATCGGCGTCGGCTACGACGCCGTCGACGTGCCCGCCCTCTCCCGCCGCAAGGTGCCGTTGATGGTCGCCGGCAGCGCGAACTCGCCTTCGGTCGCCGAGCAGGCACTGTTCATGATGCTGACGCTGGCCAAGCGCGCAAATGAGATGCACGCCTGCGTCAAGGACGGCCAATGGGCGAACCGGCTCGGCATGCTGCCGTTCGACCTCTACGGCAAGACGGTCCTGATCATCGGCTTCGGCCGCATCGGCACCCGGACCGCCAAGCGCTGCCAGGCGATGGAGATGAAGGTCCAGGTCTACGATCCCTACAAGCCCGCCGCCGAGATCAAGGCCGCCGGTTGCGAGCCGGTCGCCGATCTCGACGCCGCGCTGCCCAATGCCGATTTCGTCACCATCCACTGCCCGAAGACGCCGGAAACCGTCGGCCTGTTCGACGCCGCGCGGATCGGCCGGATGAAGCCGAAATCCTATCTCATCAACACCGCGCGCGGCGGCATCGTGAAGGAAGCGGCACTGTACGACGCGCTGGTCTCCGGCAAGCTTGCCGGCGCCGGCATCGACGTGTTCGAGGCGGAGCCGCCTCCGGTCAGCAACCCGCTGTTCGCGCTCCCCAACGTCATCATGGCTCCGCACGTGGCCGGCGTGACGGTCGAGGCAGTGAGCCGCATGAGCGAACAGACCGCACGCAACATCCTGAGTGTGCTGGATGGCGATCCGATCCGGCAGAACATCATCAATCAGGACGTGCTGGGCTAA
- a CDS encoding carbohydrate ABC transporter permease, with protein sequence MSTLAIDKAGPSRKVKLRSMSRDRTWALRWSYFFLVLFAIFFLTPPVYMLITSLKSSAEISAATNPWWVFHPTLSNYVELLTSNQFLGFFWNSSMISIIVVIVTMLISIPAAFALARMKFWGSATLATGVFLTYLIPDSLLFIPLFKMLAVVQEFTGITLLNRWYVLVFIYPTLTVPFCTWIMIGYFASIPKELDEAALIDGASWLQTLTRIFIPVALPGLIAATIFAFTVSWAQFLYPLVFTTSVDQLVLPVGITTTLIKGDVFNWGQIMTGALLGAAPPLIIYAFLMDYYIAGLTAGATKG encoded by the coding sequence ATGAGCACGCTCGCAATCGACAAGGCCGGACCGTCGCGCAAGGTCAAGCTTCGAAGCATGAGCCGGGACCGCACCTGGGCACTGCGCTGGTCCTATTTCTTTCTGGTGCTGTTCGCGATCTTCTTCCTGACGCCCCCGGTCTACATGCTGATCACCTCGCTCAAGAGCAGCGCGGAGATCTCGGCAGCGACCAATCCCTGGTGGGTGTTTCATCCCACCTTGTCGAACTATGTCGAGCTCCTGACCTCGAACCAGTTCCTGGGCTTCTTCTGGAACTCGTCGATGATCTCGATCATCGTCGTCATCGTGACGATGCTGATCAGCATCCCCGCGGCGTTCGCGCTGGCGCGGATGAAGTTCTGGGGCTCGGCGACGCTCGCGACCGGCGTGTTCCTGACCTATCTCATCCCGGACAGCCTGCTGTTCATTCCGTTGTTCAAGATGCTCGCTGTTGTCCAGGAGTTCACCGGCATCACGCTGCTGAACCGGTGGTACGTGCTGGTTTTCATCTATCCGACCCTGACGGTGCCGTTCTGCACCTGGATCATGATCGGCTATTTTGCCTCGATCCCGAAAGAACTCGACGAGGCCGCACTGATCGACGGCGCCTCCTGGCTCCAGACGCTGACGCGAATCTTCATTCCCGTGGCCCTGCCCGGGTTGATCGCCGCGACCATCTTCGCCTTCACGGTGTCCTGGGCCCAGTTCCTCTATCCCCTGGTATTCACGACGTCAGTGGACCAGCTCGTGCTGCCGGTCGGCATCACCACCACGCTGATCAAGGGCGATGTCTTCAATTGGGGGCAGATCATGACCGGGGCACTGCTCGGCGCGGCCCCGCCGCTGATCATCTACGCCTTCCTGATGGACTATTACATTGCCGGCCTGACCGCCGGCGCGACAAAGGGTTGA
- a CDS encoding ABC transporter substrate-binding protein has product MSRKTLTRRQFVAATAMSSTALIAAPYVRGAYAAGKLSIGFWDHWVPGANDASTALVKEWGEKEKVEVSIDYITSNNKKIELTAAAEAQAKSGHDILQMPSWWPHAYSENLEPLNDVMEPLIKQNGEVNGTVKYLGQSGGKWLAVPATPGSQIKGPCSRIDLMKKHAGIDVQEMYPVGSAPKDEKWTMEAFLKAAEACHKAGVPFGIGLGETTDSVDTAGAIFQSYGAELVNAKGDITVKTDAVREALEYYKKLIAVLPTDAPSWDDASNNKWLISGRGAMILNPPSAWAVAKRDAPQVAEQCWTHGMPAGPKGRFAPFLPYFWGVWSFGKNKEAAKSLLVHLSSPSAIEKFVAASGGYDLPAYANMTKLKTWAEEGPPKGTLYSYPDPHHRQTLSIAASPAPPKIAQQIYFQATLTKLALRYAKGEKLETALAWAESECEGFMRS; this is encoded by the coding sequence ATGTCACGCAAGACACTGACGCGACGTCAATTTGTTGCTGCCACTGCAATGTCCTCCACGGCGCTGATCGCGGCGCCCTATGTCCGAGGCGCTTACGCCGCCGGCAAACTCTCGATCGGCTTCTGGGACCATTGGGTCCCCGGCGCCAACGATGCCTCCACCGCGCTCGTCAAGGAATGGGGCGAGAAGGAGAAGGTCGAGGTTTCCATCGACTACATCACCAGCAACAACAAGAAAATCGAGCTTACCGCGGCGGCCGAAGCGCAAGCCAAGTCGGGTCACGACATTCTCCAGATGCCGAGTTGGTGGCCGCACGCTTATTCGGAGAATCTCGAGCCGCTTAACGACGTCATGGAGCCGCTCATCAAGCAGAATGGCGAGGTGAACGGCACCGTCAAATATCTCGGACAGTCCGGCGGCAAGTGGCTCGCGGTGCCGGCGACGCCTGGCAGCCAGATCAAAGGTCCCTGCTCGCGCATCGACCTGATGAAGAAGCATGCCGGCATCGACGTTCAGGAGATGTATCCGGTCGGCAGCGCGCCGAAGGATGAGAAGTGGACCATGGAGGCCTTTCTCAAGGCCGCCGAAGCCTGTCACAAGGCCGGCGTCCCATTCGGGATCGGCCTCGGCGAAACCACCGACAGCGTCGATACGGCCGGCGCGATCTTCCAGTCGTACGGCGCCGAGCTCGTCAATGCCAAGGGCGACATCACCGTGAAGACCGACGCGGTGCGCGAAGCCCTCGAATATTACAAGAAGCTGATCGCCGTTCTTCCGACGGACGCTCCCTCCTGGGACGACGCGTCCAACAACAAATGGCTGATCTCGGGCCGTGGCGCGATGATCCTGAACCCGCCGAGCGCATGGGCGGTCGCCAAGCGCGATGCCCCGCAAGTTGCCGAACAGTGCTGGACGCATGGCATGCCGGCGGGTCCGAAAGGCCGCTTCGCGCCCTTCCTGCCCTACTTCTGGGGCGTCTGGAGTTTCGGCAAGAACAAGGAGGCCGCCAAGAGCCTGCTCGTTCATCTGTCATCGCCATCCGCAATCGAGAAATTCGTCGCCGCGAGCGGCGGCTACGATCTCCCAGCCTACGCGAACATGACGAAGCTGAAGACATGGGCGGAGGAAGGGCCGCCGAAGGGTACGCTCTACAGCTATCCGGATCCGCATCACCGTCAGACGCTTTCGATCGCGGCCTCGCCTGCCCCGCCCAAGATCGCACAACAGATCTACTTCCAGGCGACGCTGACCAAGTTGGCGCTGCGTTACGCGAAGGGCGAGAAGCTGGAAACCGCGCTCGCGTGGGCTGAAAGCGAATGTGAAGGCTTCATGCGGAGTTGA
- a CDS encoding DUF1993 domain-containing protein, translated as MYEASVGLFVPYLRNLSALLDKGVSYAEARKFNPAILLGMRLSPDMYDLAQQIGEACRHATVAPALLAEREPVALPALEHDMAGLQARIATSIEFIENLPRAAIDGAAEQQVFFRLKNGTELPFTGRTLLLTFSVPQFFFHVTTAYDLLRHAGVELVKKDYLGRK; from the coding sequence ATGTACGAGGCCTCGGTCGGTCTCTTCGTGCCGTATCTGCGCAACCTGTCCGCACTGCTCGACAAGGGCGTTTCCTACGCCGAGGCCCGCAAGTTCAATCCTGCCATTCTGCTGGGGATGCGGCTGTCGCCGGACATGTACGATCTGGCCCAGCAGATCGGCGAAGCCTGCCGCCACGCGACGGTCGCGCCGGCCCTGCTGGCGGAGCGCGAGCCGGTGGCGCTGCCGGCGCTGGAACACGACATGGCCGGGCTTCAGGCGCGCATCGCGACGTCGATCGAGTTCATCGAAAACCTGCCGCGCGCCGCGATCGATGGCGCGGCGGAGCAGCAAGTCTTCTTCAGGCTGAAGAACGGGACCGAGCTGCCCTTTACCGGGCGGACGCTGCTGCTGACCTTCAGCGTTCCGCAATTTTTCTTTCACGTCACGACGGCCTACGACCTGTTGCGGCACGCAGGCGTCGAGCTGGTGAAGAAGGATTATCTGGGCAGGAAGTAG
- a CDS encoding carbohydrate ABC transporter permease yields the protein MADVVVEQGRLARIATPRKRGTSLRNVLGRKSTVAFFLTLPLILLIVLLVLYPAFYSLYLATLNKAMTKFVGLGNFTFLFKRETFWMVVKQSCIFAVTAVIFKALIGFIVAHFVHNIPGKKQRKWRGMLLVPWVIPPAMSTLAWLWLFDPSYSAFNYTLSFFGVGPIPWLGDTFWARFSVILVNVWYGAPFFLIMYLAALKSVPDQLYEAASIDGANWWQKIWHITLPMMRNIIAITTLFSLIVTFANFDIVRILTSGGPLDTTHLFATWAFQVGIQSSDIPLGACVSLFMVPILAVAAIFILRDVNKRGNEA from the coding sequence ATGGCTGATGTCGTCGTTGAGCAAGGCCGCCTCGCCCGTATTGCCACTCCGCGCAAAAGAGGTACGAGCCTGCGCAATGTGCTGGGGCGGAAATCGACCGTGGCGTTCTTCCTGACGCTGCCGCTGATCCTGCTGATCGTGCTTCTGGTGCTCTATCCCGCCTTTTACTCGCTCTATCTGGCGACGCTGAACAAGGCGATGACGAAATTCGTCGGCCTCGGCAATTTCACCTTCCTGTTCAAGCGCGAGACGTTCTGGATGGTGGTGAAGCAGTCCTGCATCTTCGCCGTCACCGCCGTGATCTTCAAGGCGCTGATCGGGTTCATCGTCGCGCACTTCGTCCACAACATTCCGGGCAAGAAGCAACGCAAATGGCGTGGCATGCTGCTGGTGCCCTGGGTGATCCCGCCGGCGATGAGCACGCTGGCCTGGCTATGGCTGTTCGACCCATCCTACAGCGCCTTCAACTACACACTGTCCTTCTTCGGCGTCGGTCCGATCCCCTGGCTCGGCGACACCTTCTGGGCACGCTTCTCCGTGATCCTGGTCAACGTCTGGTACGGCGCGCCGTTCTTCCTGATCATGTATCTGGCCGCGCTGAAATCCGTGCCTGACCAGCTCTACGAAGCGGCGTCGATCGACGGCGCCAATTGGTGGCAGAAGATCTGGCACATCACCCTTCCGATGATGCGCAACATCATCGCCATCACCACGCTGTTCTCGCTGATCGTCACCTTCGCCAATTTCGACATCGTGCGCATCCTGACCTCGGGCGGACCGCTGGACACGACACATCTGTTCGCCACCTGGGCGTTCCAGGTCGGCATCCAGAGCAGCGACATTCCGCTCGGCGCCTGCGTCTCGCTGTTCATGGTGCCGATCCTCGCCGTGGCAGCGATCTTCATCCTGCGCGATGTCAACAAACGTGGGAACGAAGCCTGA
- a CDS encoding transporter substrate-binding domain-containing protein, which produces MIVRRPVRILAALAVALLANLSAHAQQAPSRLDEIVKRGTLRVGMTGDYKPFTYLDKATQQFSGFDVDMAEALGKALGVKVEFVPTAWPKLMKDFEADQFDIAMGGVSVTLDRQKKGLFSTPIMREGKTPITRCADVGKYQTLPDIDKKGTRVIVNPGGTNERFARANIKDADITVFPDNTVIFDEIAKGNADLMMTDASETRYQQKQHSGVLCAVHPEKPFDFSEKAYWLQRDVALKAFVDQWLHISMEDGSYRKIYAAWFD; this is translated from the coding sequence ATGATCGTTCGAAGGCCTGTTCGAATCCTGGCGGCTTTGGCCGTGGCGTTGCTGGCAAACCTTTCGGCTCACGCACAGCAGGCGCCCTCCCGCCTCGACGAGATCGTCAAGCGCGGCACCCTGCGCGTCGGCATGACCGGCGACTACAAGCCGTTCACCTATCTCGACAAGGCCACGCAGCAGTTCAGCGGCTTCGACGTCGACATGGCGGAAGCCTTGGGCAAGGCGCTCGGGGTCAAAGTCGAATTCGTGCCGACGGCCTGGCCGAAACTGATGAAGGATTTCGAGGCGGACCAGTTCGACATCGCGATGGGCGGCGTCTCGGTCACGCTCGACCGGCAGAAGAAGGGCCTGTTCTCGACGCCGATCATGCGCGAGGGCAAGACGCCGATCACGCGCTGCGCCGATGTCGGCAAATACCAGACGCTTCCCGACATCGACAAGAAGGGCACCCGCGTGATCGTCAATCCCGGCGGCACCAATGAGCGCTTCGCGCGCGCCAACATCAAGGACGCCGACATCACCGTCTTCCCGGACAACACCGTGATTTTCGACGAGATTGCCAAGGGCAATGCCGACCTGATGATGACGGACGCCTCCGAGACCCGCTACCAGCAGAAGCAGCATTCCGGCGTGCTCTGCGCGGTGCATCCCGAAAAGCCGTTCGACTTCTCCGAGAAAGCCTACTGGCTCCAGCGCGACGTGGCGCTGAAGGCCTTCGTCGACCAGTGGCTGCACATCTCCATGGAGGACGGCAGCTACAGGAAGATCTACGCCGCCTGGTTCGATTAG
- a CDS encoding GntR family transcriptional regulator: MDQNLREQVVQQVRAEIISGQSLPGTMYSVPTLAASLGVSSTPVREALLELSRSGLIEPVRNRGFRVVEPTLMELRNLFDLRDVLELHAASLVARKPDKDLSELYPWAEAIARAVKTEDIGLYIEADRTFHRLLTDAAGNPRLTEMVMGLRDQMRLYGINSRAGLARQNDSAPEHFRIIELASAGKEEALTNLLRHHIRAWEPIFVEALSQVGAGREPIAAARKRQFSPT, from the coding sequence ATGGACCAGAATCTGCGCGAGCAGGTCGTGCAGCAGGTGCGCGCGGAAATCATTTCCGGTCAGAGCCTGCCCGGCACGATGTATTCGGTTCCGACCTTGGCCGCGAGCCTTGGCGTGTCATCGACGCCGGTCCGCGAAGCGCTGCTGGAGCTGAGCCGCAGCGGCCTGATCGAGCCCGTCCGCAATCGCGGCTTCAGGGTTGTCGAGCCGACCTTGATGGAGCTTCGCAACCTGTTCGATCTGCGCGACGTGCTCGAGCTCCATGCCGCGTCATTGGTTGCGCGCAAGCCTGACAAGGATCTGAGTGAGCTTTATCCGTGGGCCGAAGCCATCGCGCGCGCGGTCAAGACCGAGGATATCGGGCTCTACATCGAGGCGGACCGAACCTTCCATCGCTTGCTGACGGACGCCGCGGGCAATCCGCGCCTGACCGAGATGGTGATGGGATTGCGCGACCAGATGCGGCTGTACGGGATCAATTCACGCGCGGGCCTCGCGCGTCAGAACGACTCGGCTCCCGAACACTTCCGGATCATCGAGCTGGCAAGCGCGGGCAAGGAGGAGGCGCTCACCAATCTTCTGCGCCATCACATCCGCGCCTGGGAGCCGATCTTCGTCGAAGCGCTCTCCCAGGTCGGGGCTGGTCGCGAACCGATCGCTGCCGCCCGCAAGCGGCAGTTCTCGCCAACTTAG
- a CDS encoding ABC transporter ATP-binding protein, giving the protein MAEVALRKVIKRYDDVEAVRGIDLDISDHEFIVLVGPSGCGKSTTLRMIAGLEDITDGDIMIGGDVVNDVPPKDRDIAMVFQNYALYPHMTVAENMSFGLRLKHYPKAEIKARVTEAARLLDITDLIDRKPKQLSGGQRQRVAMGRAIVRNPKVFLFDEPLSNLDAKLRVQMRIEIKKVHQKVRTTTVYVTHDQVEAMTLADRVVVMNKGRIEQIGTPNELYHKPATRFVAGFIGSPAMNFIPCRLEDAGGTLQIRLSDRIAFPLPPARAARYNALPRTDKLLLGIRPEHLTEAHAHLEPGEETFDTVLDVTEPMGMETLVYFALDGTPVCGRVDPNAGAADGASMRLAMDLNNMHLLNEETGVVL; this is encoded by the coding sequence ATGGCCGAAGTTGCTCTGCGGAAAGTCATCAAGCGTTATGACGACGTCGAGGCCGTGCGCGGCATCGATCTCGACATTTCAGACCATGAGTTCATCGTGCTGGTCGGCCCCTCCGGCTGCGGCAAGTCGACGACGCTGCGGATGATCGCAGGGCTCGAAGACATCACCGACGGCGACATCATGATCGGCGGCGACGTCGTCAACGACGTGCCGCCGAAGGACCGCGATATCGCGATGGTGTTCCAGAACTACGCGCTCTATCCGCACATGACGGTCGCGGAGAACATGTCGTTCGGGCTGCGCCTGAAGCACTATCCCAAGGCCGAGATCAAGGCGCGAGTGACGGAAGCCGCCCGCCTGCTCGACATCACCGACCTGATCGACCGCAAGCCGAAGCAGTTGTCCGGCGGCCAGCGCCAGCGCGTCGCCATGGGCCGCGCCATCGTTCGCAACCCGAAGGTCTTCCTGTTCGACGAGCCGCTGTCCAATCTGGACGCCAAGCTGCGCGTGCAGATGCGGATCGAAATCAAGAAGGTGCACCAGAAGGTGCGCACCACAACCGTCTACGTCACCCACGACCAGGTCGAGGCGATGACACTGGCCGATCGCGTCGTGGTGATGAACAAGGGGCGCATCGAGCAGATCGGCACGCCGAACGAACTCTACCACAAGCCCGCGACCCGCTTCGTCGCCGGCTTCATCGGCTCACCCGCGATGAACTTCATCCCGTGCCGGCTCGAGGATGCCGGCGGCACGCTGCAGATCCGCCTCAGCGACCGCATCGCCTTCCCGCTGCCGCCGGCCCGCGCGGCGCGCTACAATGCACTGCCGCGCACCGACAAGCTGCTGCTCGGCATCCGGCCCGAACATCTCACCGAGGCCCACGCGCACCTCGAGCCCGGCGAAGAAACCTTCGACACCGTGCTCGACGTCACCGAGCCGATGGGGATGGAGACGCTGGTCTATTTCGCCCTCGACGGCACCCCCGTCTGCGGCCGCGTCGATCCCAATGCCGGCGCTGCGGACGGGGCTTCCATGCGTTTGGCGATGGACCTCAACAACATGCACCTGCTAAACGAGGAGACCGGCGTCGTGTTGTGA
- a CDS encoding Spy/CpxP family protein refolding chaperone, translating into MTNPAPPARLHLRRWLALGCVLTLLLGASAVAHAQGLVKGVQDGAAAGNKAAGPVGGVLGGAIGGVVGVFTGVLGVNNNNNQAPPPAKDTSKDTSKDAGKDSKQPGAGKDKDAKSAKETAKAGKGAKASKEARTTPQENKDNKDVTVLTQTGTPQQSAEQIVANSDSYIERIKTELNLTPDQEKHWFGFSSAMHYLGHNGAERLNLRVARAKRDPPDDIIEQMRNESQFLIDRAADQRNVADAAEPLYSSLDDKQKQVFIQEMVRLSHERGLD; encoded by the coding sequence ATGACCAACCCGGCACCGCCCGCACGGCTTCACTTGCGGCGATGGCTCGCGCTGGGCTGCGTGCTCACATTGCTGCTCGGTGCATCCGCGGTCGCGCATGCACAAGGCCTGGTCAAAGGTGTTCAGGACGGCGCCGCAGCCGGCAACAAGGCCGCCGGTCCCGTCGGCGGCGTGCTCGGCGGTGCGATCGGCGGCGTGGTCGGCGTCTTCACCGGCGTGCTCGGCGTCAACAATAACAACAATCAGGCGCCGCCGCCCGCCAAGGATACGAGCAAGGATACGAGCAAGGACGCCGGCAAGGATTCCAAGCAGCCGGGCGCCGGCAAGGACAAGGACGCCAAGAGCGCCAAGGAGACCGCCAAGGCGGGCAAGGGCGCCAAGGCGAGCAAGGAAGCCAGGACCACGCCACAGGAGAACAAGGACAACAAGGACGTCACCGTCCTCACCCAGACTGGCACGCCGCAACAGAGTGCCGAGCAGATCGTCGCCAACAGCGATTCCTATATCGAGCGGATCAAGACAGAGTTGAACCTCACCCCCGATCAGGAGAAGCATTGGTTCGGCTTCTCGAGCGCGATGCACTACCTGGGGCACAATGGTGCAGAGCGGCTCAACCTGCGGGTTGCCCGCGCCAAGCGCGATCCGCCGGATGACATCATCGAGCAGATGCGCAACGAGTCGCAGTTCCTGATCGACCGCGCTGCCGACCAGCGCAACGTTGCCGATGCCGCCGAGCCGCTTTACTCGAGCCTCGACGACAAGCAGAAGCAGGTCTTCATTCAGGAGATGGTGCGCCTCAGCCACGAGCGCGGCCTGGATTGA
- the glk gene encoding glucokinase, which yields MSIDKTGQILLADIGGTNARFALSHGDETGPIDYVKVADFPTVREAIADVLARRSGAGRPSRAVLAVAGPVTNNRCVMTNSPWVIDGNELQPALGFDSVHVLNDFEVVAWSLPALKPADLIPLGGQQGLPGEPLLVVGPGTGFGVSCLVERHGARLAVVTEAGHATLPAENEREERVIACLRKRLGHVSIERGALSGSGLQSLYEALAEIDGAQVPHRDAAAITKAALEGSCPLSLATLEMFCAILGSVAGNLAVTFGARGGVYIAGGIVPRFPDFLAASAFRARFEAKGRFQDYLRNIPTRLITKPDASFLGLKVFADHNLD from the coding sequence ATGAGTATCGACAAGACAGGACAAATTCTTCTCGCCGATATCGGCGGCACGAACGCTCGGTTCGCGCTGAGCCATGGCGACGAGACCGGCCCCATCGACTATGTGAAGGTCGCAGACTTCCCCACGGTCCGGGAAGCCATCGCCGATGTTCTCGCGCGCCGGTCCGGTGCCGGGCGGCCCAGCCGAGCCGTGCTGGCCGTCGCAGGTCCGGTGACTAACAACCGCTGCGTCATGACCAACAGCCCCTGGGTCATCGACGGCAACGAGCTCCAGCCGGCTCTCGGCTTCGACAGCGTTCATGTCCTCAACGATTTCGAGGTGGTGGCCTGGTCGCTGCCTGCCCTGAAGCCGGCCGACCTGATCCCGCTCGGCGGCCAACAAGGCCTCCCCGGTGAACCTTTGCTGGTGGTCGGGCCCGGAACCGGCTTCGGCGTCTCCTGTCTGGTCGAGCGCCATGGCGCCCGGCTGGCTGTCGTCACCGAGGCCGGCCACGCGACCCTGCCCGCGGAGAACGAGCGTGAGGAACGTGTCATCGCGTGCCTGCGCAAACGCCTCGGTCATGTCTCGATCGAGCGCGGTGCGCTGTCCGGCTCCGGCCTGCAAAGCCTTTACGAGGCACTGGCGGAGATCGACGGCGCCCAGGTGCCGCACCGCGACGCGGCCGCCATCACCAAGGCGGCCCTGGAGGGCAGCTGCCCCCTCAGCCTGGCGACGCTGGAGATGTTCTGCGCCATCCTCGGCTCGGTCGCGGGCAATCTCGCGGTGACCTTTGGCGCGCGCGGCGGCGTCTATATCGCCGGCGGAATCGTGCCGCGCTTTCCGGATTTCCTTGCAGCCTCGGCGTTCCGCGCGCGCTTCGAAGCCAAAGGCCGCTTCCAGGATTACCTGCGCAACATCCCGACCCGGCTGATCACCAAGCCCGATGCAAGCTTCCTCGGCCTGAAGGTGTTCGCCGACCACAATCTGGACTGA
- a CDS encoding DUF2147 domain-containing protein, which produces MRKLLAAAAFLLASTAAQAQYTFEYGGRTIRIDPDRGTVQIPGVYDNTGQGKAKKTKNNETTPGQQTPQQAKANPQAPAAPAPVAAPPAAEQAPAPTAAVPPPAPPAPAPPPAATASNAPAETAVLPPPAPPPAPAPAEQQAAPAVPPPAPTAATAPAAPPPPPAPVQSAAVAPPAPAAAPTRDLNSPLGIWLTEEKEGKVRIEQCGNNLCGYSVDSKSNQNGEQVLINMKPGKEQKWSGRILDPNTGSTYDSTIAMKGTDRLRVQGCAFGGMFCGGQTWTRVN; this is translated from the coding sequence ATGAGGAAGCTGTTGGCCGCGGCCGCATTCCTTTTGGCAAGCACAGCTGCCCAGGCGCAGTACACCTTCGAATATGGCGGACGCACCATCCGCATCGATCCGGACCGTGGCACGGTGCAGATCCCCGGGGTGTATGACAACACCGGCCAGGGCAAGGCCAAGAAGACCAAGAACAACGAGACGACCCCGGGCCAGCAGACGCCGCAGCAGGCCAAAGCCAATCCGCAAGCGCCGGCCGCACCGGCGCCTGTCGCAGCACCTCCGGCAGCAGAACAGGCACCCGCACCAACCGCTGCAGTGCCGCCGCCAGCTCCGCCCGCACCCGCGCCGCCTCCGGCAGCGACCGCCAGCAATGCTCCCGCCGAAACGGCCGTGCTGCCACCGCCCGCGCCTCCCCCGGCCCCCGCTCCGGCCGAGCAGCAGGCGGCTCCCGCCGTGCCGCCGCCCGCTCCGACTGCAGCCACCGCGCCCGCGGCGCCACCTCCGCCTCCTGCCCCGGTTCAGTCCGCCGCCGTCGCCCCGCCGGCGCCCGCAGCCGCGCCGACCCGCGACCTCAATTCACCGCTCGGCATCTGGCTCACCGAGGAGAAGGAAGGCAAGGTCCGCATCGAGCAGTGCGGCAACAATCTCTGCGGCTATTCGGTCGACAGCAAATCGAACCAGAACGGCGAGCAGGTCCTGATCAACATGAAGCCCGGCAAGGAGCAGAAATGGTCCGGCCGCATCCTCGATCCCAACACCGGATCGACCTACGATTCGACGATCGCGATGAAGGGCACGGATCGGCTCCGCGTGCAGGGCTGCGCCTTCGGCGGCATGTTCTGCGGCGGCCAGACCTGGACGCGGGTGAACTGA